One Psychromonas sp. psych-6C06 DNA window includes the following coding sequences:
- a CDS encoding DoxX family protein, translated as MDKLLQYYQLAVDKMLDYFAPILLLFTRLWVASIFLKSGYLKVTTWDSTLYLFEEEYQVPLLPWELAAYLGTAAELILPIFMILGLLTRPMAAILFIFNITAVISYPVLWDGGFYDHQLWGAMILMNVVWGAGAISADHFLKKRFF; from the coding sequence ATGGATAAATTACTGCAATATTACCAATTAGCTGTCGACAAAATGCTCGACTATTTTGCCCCCATTTTATTACTTTTCACCCGCCTATGGGTGGCCAGTATTTTCTTAAAATCGGGCTATCTAAAAGTAACAACGTGGGATAGCACTTTGTATCTTTTTGAAGAAGAGTATCAAGTACCACTTTTGCCTTGGGAGTTAGCAGCTTATCTGGGCACAGCGGCCGAACTTATTTTACCGATCTTTATGATTTTAGGTTTGTTAACACGACCTATGGCCGCGATTCTGTTTATCTTTAACATTACCGCCGTCATCTCATATCCTGTTTTATGGGATGGTGGTTTCTACGATCACCAATTATGGGGTGCAATGATCTTAATGAATGTTGTTTGGGGTGCAGGTGCTATCTCTGCTGACCATTTCCTTAAAAAGCGTTTCTTTTAA
- the ccoN gene encoding cytochrome-c oxidase, cbb3-type subunit I yields the protein MTTATTIQPDYNMKVVRQFTLTTILWGIVGMAVGVLIAAQLIWPALNFDTPWLTYSRLRPLHTNAVIFAFGTSALMATSFYVVQRTCQTKLFGGPLASIVFWGWQLVILSAVITLPLGYTTSKEYAELEWPIDLLITAVWVVYAIVFFGTLAVRKTSHIYVANWFFGAFILTVAVLHIVNSMAIPVSMGSMKSYSVYAGAVDAMVQWWYGHNAVGFLLTAGFLGMMYYFVPKQANRPVYSYRLSIVHFWALIAVYIWAGPHHLHYTALPDWAQSLGMVMSLILFAPSWGGMINGIMTLSGAWHKLRTDPILRFLVVSLSFYGMSTFEGPMMAIKTVNALSHYTDWTVGHVHSGALGWVAMVSIGAIYHLIPRLFGQQGMYSVALINLHFWMATIGTVLYIVAMWISGVMQGLMWRAVNDDGTLTYTFVESLEKSYPFYTIRFFGGLVFLSGMLIMAYNTYKTVTAEKGSIKPQELGE from the coding sequence ATGACAACCGCAACCACAATTCAACCTGACTACAACATGAAAGTTGTTCGTCAGTTTACACTTACCACCATATTATGGGGTATTGTTGGCATGGCTGTTGGGGTGCTAATAGCAGCTCAACTTATCTGGCCAGCGTTAAACTTCGATACTCCTTGGCTAACTTACAGTCGTTTACGCCCATTACACACCAATGCTGTTATCTTTGCATTTGGTACATCAGCATTAATGGCAACCTCTTTTTACGTTGTACAACGTACCTGCCAAACAAAATTGTTTGGTGGACCGTTAGCGTCAATCGTATTTTGGGGATGGCAATTAGTTATTCTTTCAGCAGTTATTACGTTGCCTCTTGGCTACACAACCTCAAAAGAATATGCTGAATTAGAATGGCCAATTGACCTACTTATTACAGCGGTATGGGTTGTTTATGCCATTGTGTTTTTTGGTACACTTGCGGTACGTAAAACATCTCATATTTACGTTGCGAACTGGTTCTTTGGCGCATTTATTTTAACGGTTGCGGTTCTACACATTGTAAATAGCATGGCTATCCCTGTATCGATGGGTAGCATGAAATCATACTCTGTGTACGCAGGTGCCGTTGATGCAATGGTTCAGTGGTGGTACGGGCATAACGCAGTTGGTTTCCTACTAACAGCAGGTTTCCTTGGTATGATGTATTACTTTGTACCTAAACAAGCAAACCGTCCAGTTTATTCTTACCGTCTATCTATTGTACATTTCTGGGCATTGATTGCCGTGTACATTTGGGCAGGCCCTCACCATCTTCATTACACAGCATTACCTGATTGGGCACAGTCATTAGGTATGGTGATGTCACTGATCCTATTCGCACCATCTTGGGGTGGTATGATCAATGGTATTATGACGCTTTCTGGTGCTTGGCATAAACTACGTACCGATCCTATTCTCCGTTTCTTAGTGGTCTCTCTTTCTTTCTATGGTATGTCTACCTTTGAAGGCCCGATGATGGCGATTAAAACGGTTAACGCACTTTCTCACTACACTGACTGGACTGTTGGTCACGTTCACTCAGGTGCCCTTGGCTGGGTTGCAATGGTTTCAATTGGTGCTATTTATCACTTAATTCCACGCCTATTTGGTCAGCAAGGAATGTACAGTGTTGCATTAATTAATCTACATTTCTGGATGGCAACAATCGGTACAGTATTGTATATCGTTGCAATGTGGATCTCAGGTGTAATGCAAGGCCTGATGTGGAGAGCAGTAAATGATGACGGTACATTAACCTACACATTTGTTGAATCTTTAGAGAAGTCGTACCCATTCTACACAATCCGCTTCTTCGGTGGTTTAGTGTTCTTATCAGGTATGCTTATCATGGCTTACAATACTTACAAAACGGTTACAGCTGAAAAAGGCTCAATCAAACCTCAAGAACTTGGGGAGTAA
- the ccoO gene encoding cytochrome-c oxidase, cbb3-type subunit II produces MKHEFIEKNVGLLAIFIIIAISFGGLAQITPLLFQKETTVPVDTLRPYTALEMEGRDIYIKEGCSNCHSQMIRPFRAETERYGHYSVAGEHVWEHPFLWGSKRTGPDLARVGQRYSDAWHEVHLINPRDVVPQSNMPGFPWLMDNLLTGEDTARKLEIFRDNFGVPYTDEDIAGAKEAVQGKTEMQALIAYLQSLGHAFQ; encoded by the coding sequence ATGAAACATGAATTTATTGAAAAAAATGTTGGTTTATTAGCTATTTTTATAATCATCGCTATCAGCTTTGGTGGCTTAGCTCAAATCACGCCTCTTTTATTCCAAAAAGAGACAACAGTACCAGTAGATACGCTACGCCCTTACACTGCACTTGAAATGGAAGGACGTGATATCTACATTAAAGAAGGTTGTTCAAACTGTCATAGTCAGATGATTCGTCCTTTCCGTGCTGAAACTGAACGTTATGGTCATTACAGCGTTGCAGGCGAACACGTTTGGGAACATCCATTCCTATGGGGCTCTAAACGTACTGGTCCAGATTTGGCTCGTGTTGGTCAACGTTACTCTGATGCATGGCATGAAGTGCACCTTATCAACCCTCGTGATGTAGTACCACAATCTAATATGCCAGGTTTCCCGTGGCTAATGGATAACCTACTTACTGGTGAAGATACTGCGCGTAAGCTTGAAATTTTCCGTGATAACTTTGGCGTTCCTTATACCGACGAAGATATCGCAGGTGCAAAAGAAGCCGTTCAAGGTAAAACAGAGATGCAAGCTTTGATTGCATACCTGCAATCACTTGGTCACGCGTTTCAATAA
- a CDS encoding CcoQ/FixQ family Cbb3-type cytochrome c oxidase assembly chaperone, producing MDFATFNGLYTLFLIIIFVALIFWAYSKKQKKQFDDIANSIFDEPEDLSNRNGEDNKPSGVKK from the coding sequence ATGGATTTCGCAACGTTTAATGGACTATACACTTTGTTCTTAATCATCATCTTCGTTGCTTTGATTTTTTGGGCATACAGTAAAAAACAAAAAAAACAGTTTGATGATATCGCCAACTCAATTTTCGATGAGCCAGAAGACTTATCAAATAGAAATGGTGAAGATAACAAACCGTCAGGAGTTAAAAAATAA
- the ccoP gene encoding cytochrome-c oxidase, cbb3-type subunit III, which translates to MSLFWTIWISVITLIVVIGCAILLRLTSKNTTGIPEGEPMPHTFDGIQELNNPLPKWWVGLFWFTIVIAIVYSFAFPTFTANYNGLLNWTSSEQSVMNPDESAEAAKTSQSQYQREMNDADEKFGEVFKQLAYDQSGAYKDIALIAKDPEAVKVGQRLFLQNCAQCHGSDARGSTGFPNLTDDDWLYGGDPASIKETLMNGRNGVMPAWKEVLGGDQGVKEMASYVLKLSGRRVNAIEAQAGEEKFALCAACHGADGKGNYALGAPNLTDKIWLYGGSRKAVEDTLANGRNGVMPAWSKVLGEDKVHLISAFVYSLSLEK; encoded by the coding sequence ATGAGCCTATTTTGGACTATATGGATCTCAGTCATTACGCTAATTGTTGTTATTGGTTGTGCTATCCTGCTAAGACTTACCTCAAAGAATACGACAGGTATACCAGAAGGCGAACCAATGCCTCATACCTTTGATGGCATTCAAGAATTAAATAACCCATTACCTAAATGGTGGGTTGGTTTGTTCTGGTTTACCATTGTTATCGCTATTGTTTACAGCTTTGCTTTCCCAACATTTACCGCTAACTATAACGGTTTATTAAATTGGACGAGTTCTGAACAAAGTGTTATGAACCCAGACGAATCTGCTGAAGCAGCAAAAACATCTCAATCACAGTACCAACGTGAAATGAATGATGCCGATGAGAAGTTTGGCGAAGTTTTCAAACAACTAGCTTATGATCAATCAGGTGCTTATAAAGATATTGCACTCATCGCGAAAGATCCGGAAGCAGTCAAAGTAGGTCAACGTTTATTCCTACAAAACTGTGCACAGTGTCATGGTTCTGATGCACGTGGTAGTACAGGTTTCCCTAATCTAACCGACGATGATTGGTTATATGGTGGTGATCCTGCTTCGATTAAAGAAACACTTATGAATGGTCGTAACGGTGTTATGCCAGCTTGGAAAGAAGTTCTTGGTGGCGATCAGGGTGTTAAAGAGATGGCAAGCTATGTACTTAAACTAAGTGGACGTCGTGTTAATGCAATTGAAGCACAGGCTGGCGAAGAGAAATTTGCACTTTGTGCTGCTTGTCATGGTGCAGACGGTAAAGGTAATTACGCACTCGGTGCTCCAAACTTGACGGATAAAATCTGGTTGTATGGAGGCTCTCGTAAAGCTGTTGAAGATACCCTTGCTAATGGTCGTAATGGTGTAATGCCTGCATGGTCTAAAGTTTTAGGCGAAGATAAAGTTCACTTAATCTCAGCGTTTGTTTACTCACTCTCTCTAGAGAAGTAA
- a CDS encoding FixH family protein, translated as MIDKKKSWFKQFWPWFLIGLPMVAVVGSINLLFTAMDNKPDMVVDDYYTEGKAINNDFALIKHAKTLNIHASIKQTEDGLLITFEGLQDRSSISLSLFHATLANKDISRMLTADANGNYYFKSEQDLTGKWKLRIEPFDKSWRLQKTITLPRDSFYL; from the coding sequence ATGATAGATAAGAAAAAAAGTTGGTTTAAACAGTTCTGGCCTTGGTTTTTAATTGGTTTGCCTATGGTAGCCGTTGTCGGCTCTATTAATCTATTATTCACTGCCATGGATAATAAACCTGATATGGTAGTGGATGACTATTACACTGAAGGTAAAGCAATCAATAATGACTTTGCTCTGATAAAGCACGCAAAAACACTCAATATTCATGCATCGATCAAGCAAACAGAGGATGGACTATTAATCACCTTTGAGGGGCTGCAAGATCGAAGCTCAATCTCATTATCTTTGTTTCATGCAACCTTGGCTAATAAAGATATCTCACGCATGCTAACTGCAGATGCAAACGGCAACTATTATTTTAAGAGCGAACAGGATTTGACAGGTAAATGGAAGTTACGTATCGAACCTTTTGATAAAAGCTGGCGTTTACAAAAAACCATCACTCTTCCACGCGATTCGTTCTACTTGTAA
- a CDS encoding heavy metal translocating P-type ATPase, whose amino-acid sequence MSKSQQVLTDCFHCGEPVPSDTHFRVTIKGESQHMCCPGCEAVAQTIVDSGLTSYYDHRSENAEKGATLIPEQLSQLEHYDLEQIQEEFVTQDELLNEITLTVEGITCAACAWLIEKQLRQLSGLKFINVNTTLHRVVICWHKEELKLSEILTEIRKIGYKAYPFQVNQQEALYTQQAKSYLRRLGLAGIATMQVMMFAIALYADLFSGMEEEFIHYFRWVSFILATPVLLYSAQPFYINAWRNIRHRTLGMDIPVSIALLGAYIASAYATVMETGEVYFEAISMFTFLLLLGRLLELRARRKASETSSNLLRLLPSMATLIEADEGGQTESLIPAKTLVIGQVILVKAGETIPVDGTIITGISNIEESMLTGEHLPVHKGEHSVVYAGTVNITSPLTIRVDKLAQNSLISDIIHLQNSAQQNKPHIEVVADLVSRYFVGALLIIALCTYIGWSLIDPSQAFWITLSVLVATCPCALSLATPTALTCATANLNKQGILIKQHHVLETVNHIDHMVFDKTGTLTHGDFVLLNTTTYADYTSQHCIDLASQLEKVSEHPISLAFHQQQKNNVVLNDVFNLPGQGLQASYQGQQLKLGHAQFCSIGTPINSKELVIYLTLDKQLIASFELGDTLRQSAQDISQYCQQHSIETTLLTGDISLKSEEVATQLNFSNVTKGVTPEGKLSHLKELQNSQQVLMVGDGINDAPVLAGAHVSVALSSGTDVAKNSADVILLGEDLNKIATLRKTAQKTTTIIKENLGWAIGYNVIIVPLAIMGHVPPYIAVLGMSFSSLIVVSNSLRLLK is encoded by the coding sequence ATGTCTAAATCACAGCAAGTTTTAACTGATTGTTTTCATTGCGGAGAGCCAGTTCCTAGCGATACACATTTTAGGGTCACTATTAAAGGTGAATCACAACATATGTGCTGTCCTGGCTGTGAAGCAGTGGCACAAACTATTGTTGATAGTGGATTAACCTCTTACTACGATCACCGCAGTGAAAATGCAGAAAAAGGGGCGACCTTAATACCAGAGCAACTGTCACAGCTTGAACATTATGACCTTGAGCAGATACAGGAAGAATTTGTTACACAAGATGAACTGCTTAATGAAATAACACTTACCGTTGAAGGGATCACCTGTGCGGCTTGTGCTTGGTTAATCGAAAAACAACTTCGCCAACTATCCGGCTTAAAGTTTATTAACGTCAACACTACCCTGCATCGTGTTGTCATTTGCTGGCATAAAGAAGAGTTGAAACTCAGTGAAATACTCACTGAAATACGAAAAATAGGTTATAAAGCCTACCCGTTTCAGGTAAACCAACAGGAAGCGCTCTACACACAGCAAGCTAAGTCGTATCTTCGCCGATTAGGTCTGGCTGGTATTGCTACCATGCAAGTAATGATGTTTGCCATTGCTCTTTATGCGGATCTATTTTCAGGCATGGAAGAGGAGTTTATCCATTACTTTCGTTGGGTTAGCTTTATTCTAGCCACACCTGTTTTACTTTATAGTGCACAGCCATTTTATATTAATGCATGGCGTAATATTCGCCACCGCACCTTAGGCATGGACATACCAGTTTCCATTGCTTTACTTGGTGCTTATATCGCCTCAGCTTATGCCACTGTAATGGAGACTGGTGAAGTTTATTTTGAAGCCATTTCAATGTTTACTTTCTTACTTCTTCTGGGAAGGTTACTCGAGCTACGCGCTCGCCGTAAAGCATCAGAGACCAGTAGTAATCTTCTGCGTTTGTTACCTTCTATGGCAACCTTGATTGAAGCAGATGAAGGTGGCCAAACAGAATCTCTTATCCCAGCCAAAACATTAGTTATAGGACAAGTCATTCTTGTTAAGGCAGGGGAAACAATCCCTGTCGATGGAACAATTATAACTGGGATCAGTAATATTGAAGAGTCAATGTTAACCGGAGAGCACTTGCCTGTGCATAAAGGCGAGCATAGCGTGGTTTATGCTGGCACCGTTAACATTACCAGCCCATTAACTATACGTGTAGATAAACTCGCGCAGAACAGTTTGATTTCAGACATCATTCATTTACAAAACAGCGCACAGCAAAATAAACCACATATCGAAGTAGTCGCCGACCTTGTTTCACGCTATTTTGTCGGGGCATTACTCATTATTGCGTTGTGTACTTACATCGGTTGGAGCTTAATCGATCCCTCACAAGCCTTTTGGATAACACTCTCTGTATTGGTTGCAACCTGCCCATGTGCCTTGTCACTGGCAACACCTACCGCCCTTACCTGTGCGACAGCAAATCTAAACAAGCAAGGTATTTTAATAAAACAGCACCATGTATTAGAAACGGTTAACCACATCGATCATATGGTGTTTGATAAAACAGGCACACTGACTCATGGCGATTTTGTATTACTCAATACCACTACCTACGCAGATTACACCTCTCAACATTGTATTGATCTAGCTTCACAGTTAGAGAAAGTCTCTGAACACCCTATTTCACTGGCATTTCATCAACAACAAAAAAATAACGTTGTGTTAAATGATGTATTTAATCTACCAGGACAAGGCTTGCAAGCAAGTTATCAAGGTCAGCAGTTAAAACTAGGTCATGCACAATTTTGTTCAATAGGCACACCTATAAATAGTAAAGAGCTAGTTATCTATTTAACCTTAGACAAGCAACTTATTGCCAGCTTTGAATTAGGTGACACATTACGTCAAAGTGCTCAGGATATTAGTCAATATTGCCAACAGCACAGTATTGAAACAACTTTGTTAACAGGTGATATTTCATTAAAAAGTGAAGAAGTTGCCACTCAGCTGAATTTCAGCAACGTTACCAAAGGGGTAACCCCAGAGGGCAAACTAAGCCATCTAAAGGAATTACAAAATTCGCAACAAGTATTAATGGTTGGCGATGGTATAAATGATGCGCCGGTGCTCGCAGGAGCGCATGTTTCTGTTGCACTTTCCAGTGGCACCGATGTGGCAAAGAACAGTGCCGATGTTATTTTATTAGGTGAAGACTTAAATAAAATAGCAACACTACGAAAAACAGCACAAAAAACAACCACCATTATTAAAGAAAATTTAGGTTGGGCAATTGGCTATAATGTGATTATTGTACCACTCGCAATTATGGGGCATGTACCGCCTTACATTGCAGTACTCGGTATGTCTTTTAGCTCGCTAATCGTAGTCAGTAATTCACTACGTTTACTTAAGTAA
- the ccoS gene encoding cbb3-type cytochrome oxidase assembly protein CcoS has protein sequence MSIIYVLIPIAMIFVAIAVLVFFWAVKSDQYEDLDREGINILFDEDIEQTAAPRNKENVHKK, from the coding sequence ATGAGTATCATTTATGTATTAATTCCTATTGCAATGATATTCGTTGCGATTGCAGTATTAGTATTTTTTTGGGCAGTGAAATCTGACCAATATGAAGATCTTGACCGTGAAGGGATCAATATTCTTTTTGATGAAGATATAGAACAAACAGCAGCTCCTCGCAATAAAGAGAATGTGCATAAAAAATGA
- a CDS encoding sulfite exporter TauE/SafE family protein has translation MMLNDFVAALVIGLLGAGHCLGMCSGIASAITFSTDQNKSKFHSFIALFLYNIGRISSYSLAGAIFAASSGALIVFLGGKEALIYLRILAAILMLLLALYISRLWFGLLALEKLGNGIWQYIKPIAQYFLPLKHPILAFPLGFLWGWLPCGLVYSTLSWAASSGSAENGMLIMLGFGIGTLPAMLTVGSLTQQLKFTLNHRYFRYASALLLAIFALHTFYIALQQIN, from the coding sequence ATGATGCTCAATGATTTTGTAGCGGCATTAGTCATCGGTTTGTTAGGTGCAGGTCACTGTTTAGGTATGTGCTCTGGTATTGCTAGCGCTATCACTTTTTCGACGGATCAAAATAAAAGTAAATTTCACTCCTTTATCGCACTTTTCCTATACAACATAGGCAGGATAAGCAGTTATTCTCTCGCAGGTGCTATCTTCGCAGCAAGTAGCGGTGCACTCATTGTTTTTTTAGGCGGCAAAGAAGCATTAATCTATCTGCGTATATTAGCGGCTATTTTAATGTTATTACTCGCACTATACATATCTCGACTTTGGTTTGGTTTGCTAGCATTGGAAAAACTTGGTAACGGTATCTGGCAATACATCAAGCCCATCGCGCAATATTTTTTACCCCTCAAACATCCTATACTTGCTTTCCCGTTAGGCTTTCTGTGGGGTTGGCTACCCTGTGGCTTAGTATATTCAACCCTCTCTTGGGCTGCGAGTAGTGGCAGTGCAGAAAATGGCATGCTGATCATGCTTGGATTTGGTATTGGTACTTTGCCAGCAATGCTCACCGTTGGCTCACTTACTCAGCAATTAAAATTTACCCTTAATCACCGTTATTTCCGTTACGCAAGTGCCCTTTTATTAGCTATTTTTGCGCTACACACTTTTTATATTGCACTGCAACAAATTAATTAA
- a CDS encoding FNR family transcription factor, with protein MEKSNTARQQSGNCAIRCQDCSISQLCIPYSLNETELDRLDNIIERKKPIQKGQEIFKAGQDMKCLYAIRSGTLKSYTITEQGDEQITAFHLAGDLVGFDGISDGTHPSFAQALETAMICEIPYDTLDNLSTSMPKLRQQILRLMSSEIVGDQNMILLLSKKNAEERLASFIHNLSTRFAARGFSPREFRLSMTRGDIGNYLGLTVETISRLLGRFQKSEMIAVKGKYISILDEDQLAELAGAKKKD; from the coding sequence ATGGAAAAAAGTAACACAGCTCGCCAACAATCAGGTAATTGTGCAATTCGTTGTCAAGATTGTAGCATCAGCCAACTATGCATCCCTTACTCATTAAATGAGACTGAGCTTGATCGCTTAGACAACATTATTGAGCGTAAAAAACCGATTCAAAAAGGCCAAGAGATTTTTAAAGCAGGCCAAGATATGAAGTGTTTATACGCAATTCGTTCCGGTACGCTAAAGTCTTACACCATCACAGAACAGGGCGATGAACAGATCACCGCTTTCCATCTTGCTGGTGATTTAGTTGGATTCGATGGCATTAGCGATGGTACCCACCCAAGCTTTGCACAAGCACTTGAAACAGCAATGATTTGTGAAATTCCATATGACACACTGGATAATCTATCAACAAGCATGCCAAAGCTAAGACAGCAAATTTTACGTTTAATGAGCTCTGAAATAGTCGGCGATCAAAACATGATTTTGCTTTTATCTAAGAAAAATGCTGAAGAACGCCTTGCTTCATTTATTCATAATCTATCAACTCGTTTTGCTGCCCGTGGTTTTTCACCTCGAGAGTTCCGTTTATCAATGACACGTGGTGATATTGGTAACTATCTTGGGTTAACCGTTGAAACAATTAGTCGTTTATTAGGACGCTTCCAAAAGAGCGAAATGATTGCAGTAAAAGGTAAATACATCAGTATCTTAGATGAAGATCAACTTGCTGAATTAGCGGGTGCAAAGAAAAAAGATTAA
- the uspE gene encoding universal stress protein UspE has translation MLKYQNILVFIDPTQEAQPALARATEIAKKQHGSTITLFLCCYDLSYEMTSLSSAEERQAMQRLVIKENQAWLDAIAVPYQEEGITIKSVVIWHSRPFQAAIIEVLKNAHDLVIKATHPHSKLSAILFTPTDWNLLRKCPVPLLLVKHNKWPEKGNILCAINCKSMQDDDHHILNQQIIDEANAMANIINANTHIVNAYPSPPMNIMLELPEFDPINYEDGLKTFHQQSLLEYAQKNNIDESKTHLVQGLPEDVISNIAKEIEAELVILGTVGRSGLSATLLGHTAEQVIDQLDCDLLALKPAGYISPITL, from the coding sequence ATGCTTAAATATCAAAATATTTTAGTTTTTATCGATCCAACCCAAGAAGCACAACCCGCATTGGCACGAGCCACCGAGATCGCTAAAAAACAACATGGCTCAACAATCACACTTTTTCTTTGTTGCTATGACCTAAGTTATGAGATGACCTCTTTAAGTTCAGCAGAAGAGCGTCAAGCGATGCAACGCTTGGTGATTAAAGAAAACCAAGCATGGTTAGATGCTATAGCAGTACCCTATCAAGAGGAAGGGATCACTATTAAAAGTGTGGTCATCTGGCATAGTCGCCCTTTTCAAGCGGCGATTATTGAAGTGTTAAAAAATGCCCATGATTTAGTTATTAAAGCAACCCACCCTCACTCAAAATTAAGCGCGATACTATTTACTCCAACTGATTGGAATTTACTGCGTAAGTGTCCAGTTCCCTTGCTGCTAGTTAAACATAATAAATGGCCTGAAAAAGGCAATATACTATGTGCTATCAATTGTAAAAGTATGCAGGATGATGACCATCATATTCTCAACCAACAAATTATTGATGAAGCTAATGCAATGGCAAATATCATTAATGCCAATACACATATTGTTAATGCTTACCCAAGTCCACCGATGAATATCATGTTAGAGCTTCCTGAGTTTGACCCGATTAATTACGAGGATGGATTAAAAACATTTCATCAACAATCGCTCTTAGAATATGCGCAAAAAAATAATATTGATGAATCTAAAACCCATCTGGTGCAAGGATTACCAGAAGATGTTATTAGTAATATTGCTAAAGAGATAGAAGCCGAGTTGGTTATCCTTGGCACTGTCGGCCGTTCAGGTTTAAGTGCAACCTTACTTGGTCATACGGCAGAGCAAGTGATTGATCAACTCGATTGTGATCTATTAGCATTAAAACCAGCCGGTTACATAAGCCCAATAACCCTTTAA
- the bcp gene encoding thioredoxin-dependent thiol peroxidase has protein sequence MNRLVAGDKAPLFTLQDDKDNSVSLADLAGKKVLVYFYPKAMTPGCITQACGLRDSQSELEAHNTVVYGISPDPVKKLANFVLKKELNFPLLSDEDHAVADAFGVWGEKKFMGKVYDGIHRISFLIDEKGVIEHVFDKFKTKDHHEVVMNYLKGE, from the coding sequence ATGAATAGATTAGTTGCAGGTGATAAAGCACCACTTTTCACCCTTCAAGACGATAAAGATAACAGTGTGTCACTTGCCGATTTAGCAGGTAAAAAAGTATTGGTATACTTCTATCCCAAAGCAATGACACCTGGTTGTATTACCCAAGCTTGTGGTTTACGCGATAGTCAAAGTGAACTTGAAGCACATAATACTGTTGTTTATGGTATCAGCCCAGATCCGGTTAAAAAATTAGCTAACTTTGTATTGAAAAAAGAGCTGAATTTCCCCCTTCTATCCGATGAAGATCATGCGGTAGCTGATGCGTTTGGAGTATGGGGAGAAAAGAAATTCATGGGCAAAGTTTATGATGGTATCCACCGCATTAGTTTCTTGATTGATGAAAAGGGTGTTATTGAACATGTCTTTGATAAGTTTAAAACAAAAGATCATCATGAAGTGGTTATGAATTATCTAAAAGGGGAGTAA